In Chaetodon auriga isolate fChaAug3 chromosome 22, fChaAug3.hap1, whole genome shotgun sequence, the genomic window AAAATCCTATAGTTCTTGAACGGAGCATTGACTTCAGGCTGAGCAGTGGTCTATAAACTGAAAACGTGTGGGTGTCCACAACTTGGAATTTCTTCATGgtattattatacattttgtgttaatgaaacattttttttttttttttaacatttttataaatataaaGTAATATGACTTTCTCCAgctttttgaaaataaaatttaacaAGAAACACTGGATGGAGAAGCTCAGATTTAGATAAACTCATACTGGTTGAAGCTTAATTAACTGTCCTGTGTTCAAAAGTCACGGGGACCAGCAGCATCActttttgagacattttattGTCGAAGGCGAGCTGAGTTTCTTCACTCAACCaccacatgaaacacacaacagtcaACACAAAAATGTAACTATACATAAAAGGGGGAGAATGAcacaaaacaattacaaaacTAGTTAAGGCAAAGATTTGTGGTTTCCATGATGTGTCAATACATTTCATATGGATGAACTGTCACGACTctggaaaacaatgaaaatatgaatcCGACCCAAACATCTTTCTACTGGTCAAATATTCACTGACTAACAAGGAAACGATTTGTGAGCGTCACAAGAATTCATGCTTTGATCTTATGTCATTCCACAATAAGTGCTGTACTACTGGCCCATCTTGTTTtggcaaaaataataattactaCTGTTTAAATGCGGTTTTTACCAAACTTTTAGCACGTTTCATCACATCAACATTTGGGCTACTGTTATACACTGCAAAGTTAATTGTAATGGCTGTGACCTCACCGTGCAGTGCTAATCAGTGACAAACAGGGACATATGATGTAAAATGATCATACACACAAAGGTTAATAACTAACTCTGgtgctgctgtagctgcaggCATAAATACACTGTTGGCCATTAATTGACATCAGTACAAATTATAACaagatttcttttcattgttaaaagtttaaattaaTTAACTTTATACAGAGATTTTGAGTTAGAGCACCCTGATAGTCGCCTGATGTATCTTACCTACCggacaacacagaaacaacctGAAAGCCTCCTCACAGTGACCTCTCACAAGGATTTCTAaccaaaaaaaatattaaaatataagGCAAAGTCACAACTGATTCCTTTCTACCACACTGGTATccaacaaacatacaaacatgcaaaataagGCTGGTTTGAAAAGGTAAGAGAGGTGTAAAAAGTAGAGAAAGTGAAGGTGAGTTCATGTGGTCCTGTTTGATCAAATGATTGTCATTTTCCTCTTGAGTAAGGAAAACATGCGCTCACAATGTGcagtcaaaacaacaacaaaaaaatcatttaaaaaaaacatgcagttatgtttttgatgtatAGACAACATGCACAAATCCACACTGTGACATTTTGCAGTCTGAGCACACTCATCACATCCAGCAGCATTAGTGTCAATCCCTTTATGATAAAAATGAATTAGTATATATATTAATGACAGGAAAGCAGCATTGTTTTATGGGTTTTGTGATGAAATCATCCATCTCAGCAATTGTCCATTGAAGGTGGCACTACGGGATGGTGCAGGGTTAAGATGCAGGGATCATGACATCACAGGCCTTTTTCAGTGCAGACATGTAGAACCGATAATATAACAGCAGAACCCCTGAACATGATTGTAACAGTTACATCTGTGTTTGGCAAGCTGTCCATAATGAGAAAGGAACGACAAAGGCAAATACGCAGAAACAGGTGACACTGACCACATCCTTTAATGTCGATTATACTGCTTAAATGTTTGGATTCAGCACTCAAGCAGGCGCAAACCTACAAttagtgaaataaaaaaatgtatggAGGTTTCATTCCAAAATCAGGCAAGTTTCAAAAGGTGATAATTATCGTTaaaaatgactgacagcaggaaaGTTAAGGACATCATGGGCTCTATTTTCAAGTCAGCTGATTATGCGGTGATTCTATCTAGAGAGGTGACTTCAGAACCAGAGCGGGGGTTTTCAGTCTGACACTGTGGGACATTTTGCCGTCATCAATACACCAAATGAGAGAATATCCGTGGGAAGAATGCTGCTCATCCCTCCAGGAGAAGGAgaactgaagctgttctggatGCCCGTGGTGGAACAACACCTTATTAAGACATGAAATGTTGGTTTTTCCATTAAACTGTCACCCATATATTCAGCTTTAAAAGGAACATCATCTGATTTTTCCTGCAGAGTTGTAAACCACCAGATTAGCACAGCTGTTAAAAAGTCACACCTGACTGAGGACCACTTCACCCGAACCTTTTGCACATAACCTCTATGAGCAATAATAGCAGATGCACTTTGATATGCCCCCCACTGACCTCGTGCACACAGCCTTGCAGCGTGTCTGGTCTTTGAGAGTGCAACAGGAAAATAGAGCCCCGTGTGTTCACTGCTTCTTTCCTTACAGTTATTGTTTCTTATGAAAGCGATATATGTTTTTGGATGATTATGAGCGTAGCCTTTTGGGATGAAAGCCTTTCAGATAATAAATATTCATAATAATCTGTCACATCTCTGTACAGCGCAGAAGTCCTGCAGTGAGTTCATTCAGGCCTGTTGCGTCGTCTGAGGCCTGACACCGGCTGCTCCCTTCCAACCTCCTCAATGTTTGTCTCATATGACTCCTCTAGAGAAGGCAGCTCAGAGTCCTCCaatccttcctcctcctcctcgttttTATcgtcctcctgctcttcctccacattcccttcttcctctgcctccccgTCAGATTCCTCTGGTATGagctccttcatctcctcacCGTCTGTTGCAGCTTCATCTTTAGCTTCCAAATGCTTTTGATAGACTTTTTCGGAAGCCTCTGCTGCGCCTGCTGAGCTCTCCTTTTCCACCGGCGACGCTTCCGCTGCAGAGGTGTCGCTGGCTCCGAGTGACTCGATGAGGTCGTCCAGATTCCGCCCGCAGGAAGCCTCTGAAAGTCACAAAACAAGTGATATAAAGAGAACGATAGATTTGACTGTGAATCAATAGTAAAACTACAAGCGTAAGCTGTTTACTGAAAGTCAGAATTTACAGACAGTCAAGTCTCAGTTTCAAGGAATAGCTGGACACACTCAAGGCAAATGTGGATGTGGACAATTAGATTGGACTGGACTGATGTTAGATTCCTGGTCTGAATTATAATCCCAGTCCGCCTCTGGTGATCCCTGATAATCATTTATGTATTATGACAAACTTTGTTAAATTTAGCCATCAATAAATTATGTAATGGTTCAAAACAAAGGTGTATAACTAACCACTGCATTCTACTAACCAAGGGTGATGCAAGGCAGGTGCAGCAAACAAGGTGGCTGTAACCTAAGGGATTGGCCAGGCTGCTTCGTGTCATTGGCTGATGGAGCGACTTGCAAACGGCAAGCTAGTATTGTGGAAATGGAGCCAATGATCCAAATAGCATATAGGAACAATACAGATAGTACCATTATTCTTAAGATGATCCTAATTTATTTTGCAGCATTCAGCGTTCGGTCTCGTGTTCGTCGAAACAGCTTCACAGATATGCCGAAGATGTGACGAAAGTAATTTAAAACAGTGGGGAAGAGCATAACCACCACATAGTATCATATATCACAGAGAACAACACgaaagaaaagcaaagttaaTGGGAACTTGCAGTCAGTCATCTGACGCTGCAGCAGAGGTTGTGTTCTGATGTGTTTGCGAATTTGACTTCAGCCACATTCATGAGTGTAAATCAGATGCAAAGCGCGTCTCTACACATGCGTCTCAATGTGGCTGCTCGAGTTGAATTTCAAATTGTGGTCTATTTACAGCAGGACACGCAACACTGATGTCACACCAACACAGCATGCAAGCTGTGAGGCATGACTGTACTATCGATATCTTATCATGCACCTGGCAGTTTGCAGTTTTGGGGTTTTAATTGGACAAAATGCACCAACCATTagcatactgtgtgtgcacattgcTGCTGCAGGTTCGTAATGCCTGAGCTGAGTCCAAACAGATCAATGTAACAGAGCGAACGTTCATTTCTAATGCGATCTGAGACAAAGACAGTCAATGAGCCCACCGTTGATGTTGAGGGGTGGACAGTCCAttcctctcttcttcatcaGGTACCTGATGGTCTGGAGTTGAGACATGATCTCGTTCTTCTGCTCCTGAGCCACTGACTTCACGCtgaagagaaaagtgaaaactGCATGAGAATTTCAGAATTGCAGTTTACCTCAGAGGAGCTACTCCGAGCATGCAGTGAGGACAATGCAGAGGAGGATGCagaaaatcaagtaaaatacaacttTTTCAAAGAAATGCAGCGTCAGTGTTGGGCAAAGCACAGAAGCttcagacctgtatcaggaTGTCATATTGAATTAAAGGctaaactgaagaaaaaagctttcagttttcttttaaaaatatttagcgagctgcttccctgatatctgtggATAGTGTGTTCTGGAGCTTTGGGGCGTAACTAACAAAGCTGTATCTTCAATAAActcaataaaccagcagcagagtgtCCTGAAAGCAAATACTGAACAAGGTAGTTAGCAATGCCGTTTGGTCCTTGCCCATTAAGAGCTTTGTATACATTGAAGAGGACCTTAAAACcaattctgaatgttacaggaagccacgcagagcagctgaaactggactaatgtgctctctcttcTTGGGTCTGGTTAATATGTGGCGTGTGGTTTGAAACGCTGTAATGCCAGTTGATACTGTCGGTTTTGTTCCGCGTGTTGTTAATGTTTCCGCGCTGCTTGAAATACCGTAATGCTGCTGCTATCTTGTTCCAGACtcccttgaaaaaaaaagagaagagtgaTCATCACTCACCAGTTGGTGAGCGGGTCCAGCTGGGTCAGGATGGAATTGAGCATCCTCTCGGTCTGCGCGAGCCTTTGTTCCAGCTCGTTCAGCTGGTTCTCTGCGCAAAACCAAACACACCCGAGAGGGATGAAAACACCGTGTCTGAATTACTCACGGTAACCAAATACATGTttgaacaaagaaaacacagatatgCAAACAGAAGTCCCAAcgcatgccacacacacacctgcctccaCTGATTTTTTGGCTCCTTTTACGAATTTGTCCTTTTGTGCCTGGTCATCTGCAGACTTGATCTGTGAGGTGAAAAGCATAAAGGTCCACATTTGGCACATACTCCTAAAGTTGTTCATTCTCTCAATGTACTTTGGCGCTGCAGGTATCTTCACTTACCTTCAAAAACTTGTAGGCTGCAAACACTCCAACTCCGATGGCGTAGAGAGGCATCAGCGTGAACACGTAGCCCTTGTTGCTGTTGGATTTGTACTTGTCGCTCTTCAGCTCTTGCTCCATCAGcttcttcatctgctgcatGTTCTCAGGGGTCTGAGATGAACCGGGGGCATTCATGTTGATGGCCTGACCTCTCACTGCGCCCGGGCCTGGACCTGCTGCTACAAAGACATCAGACTTGTTAGGTTTCCTACAGGAGGTTTAGATAAGTCTAACTTTTCTTTCCAGATTAGTAACATAAAGCTAATAAGCAGCAGGAGTCCTATTTAATTCTTCAGAGTTATTAAAGACTGCTTATAATACACTCACTTTCAGCACTTATAATACAAAGAAAATTCACATCACACAATGACCCGAGTACAGCAAAGCGCTGCGACAGACTGCGTTGACAGGGTTTACTGCTGCTCGACAACATGCTGCCAAACATTCCTTGTTTGGACACCGCTGTGTCtaatctgtcagtgtttgtagaGTATCAGCGGCAGCTGGATTAATAATGTGACACTCTtcatcacacactgtacatcGCTTGAATAGGCTGTCAGGACAAAAGAGACAAGGTGGCTGACAGACCCCGCAGTGACAGCAGACACGGGGGTTTCTGCACACCTATACCCAGCACGGAGGAGTAAGGGTATGGTCTTAGCAGATTGTATGATCCTGTAACTCCCTAATTTCACCTACAAGGAATTTATTAAGCgttaccttatcttatcttatcttatcttatcttaacttCTGTTATCGCACTTCTTACTGCAACACAGGCTCAGCTGGTTTTAGCCCAACAAGGCCTAAATTCTGCCCAACTCTGAGAAGAGTCCTGCAGCTGAAAAACTGGGTCAGAAACGGGCTCAAATCAAGTGTTTGCCCATCTTTACTTAAATGGGGTGATCACAGGGTAGTTCCCTTGGTTATTTAAGTTTGACGTCAGGCAGCAGATGACCCAGAGCTGATGGACCACACCTGGCAGAGATGAACAGACACATGGCAGACATGACACTGTTTGACCCTGAGTCTGCTAGGAATACaagtacaacacacacaagacacagtAAATATGTGTAACTTAGGCATGTCATTGTGAAAGGAGTCCAGACCATGATAACATCTGATGACATAATCTAATGTTGATGTTGATTTATACCTATGCTGACTTTACTGTCCCCCGTCACATGGGCCGTTCAAAGCAGCCTGTGTAAACAGCGGATTGTTCCTTTAATAGATGGACATGAACGGCGCTGAACATCAGTGCATTACCACACGTTGAGCTGTTGGATCGATGTCCGTCTTCGCTATAAGCTGTGTCTGTCAGGACATTTAAGTTGGGGATCCTAGCCCGTGCGCAAAGTGGACGGTGTGTGCGCTCGAGGCTACACGACGTATGTAGGAAGGAGCGCACGGGAACCATGTCGCTGTGTGTCACTTCTCTCTGCGACAAAAGTGACATTTCTTACCTTTTTTGGTGTAGCGAGAGTCAAATCGAGTTTCCTTCGCCCCGGTTCCGCCGCCGACGCCAAACAACCGGGGCAGGACGACAAACGTGAAGAGCACGGCCGTGAAAGCCAGGGCGACCTGCTGTGATGTTGACAGGACCATCCTCTCGTGAGCACACAAACGGCGCGAGACGTCAGGAAGCAACGCCGGTCGCTAAAAGATGTTGTTATAGAAATGGAGGCCAGAGAGGAAACGTAACGCTGTCACACAATGAAACTATGTGATGTTAGAGAGCTGAAAGCAGGCTGTTCAGCCCAGAACAGCTGTGATCTGCTGCGCTACAATAACAGGAACAGGACTTCCGGGAGGCGtgctttcagaataaaagcgtcaactgaaaactgaaacacCAAGAATTTCCGGGCTCCTGActaacatcacattttattcttatattgttttatatatttaatcATTGTAAACCTTTACGTACAATGAGGACGCAGCCTATTTCAATTTAGAGAAGTAACAATTTGCGGGAAACAACACGCGCACAAGGAGTGTGAGAGAGCTTGTTTCAAATGGAGAAATGCtttccagagagcagaggagcaaacGCGCGATGGCTGGAGAGAGATGGACCCTTGATGATTTTCCGGAAGCAGTGGGTTCTGTTACTGTCCTCTAATGCTGGAGGATGTGGTTATGTGGTTTTGATCACATAACCTGAGCACCATGCTGTTATTTGCCCACTTATGTCTGGCTTGTGTCCGAAGATGAAAAAACAATCTTACTCCCAGCTCAGCTCTTAACATGTCTTGTCTACATTATTAATTTAATTACTCTGACATTTTATCTGTAATACCATACTATGGGGCTAACTAGctctacactgaaatacacagcTGCTTTAGCACTGTCCATATCTAAGAGCCCTTTTCATGTGTCTCTTTTTAAAATGGGTTTTGTGGAAACATGAGCTGGAAACAGACTTCTCAGCTGACTCACAGAGGTTAAGCATTGGCGTTGGCTTACATTAGCCAGCTTAATCTGCTATTGAGAGTCATCATTTTAGCCTGTAATATCCATGGTCTTcagctagaaatgagaagcaTAGGTTGGTTGTTATATGTCAGTCAGACAATAGTAGGAAGTGATCAAGCGCTCAATAaaggagttcatgtttagtgaAACCCCAAAGAATTGGTCATCACAAAACTTGGACAAATTATTACCTCATTCTGTCTTCATTATTCTGTCAGTTGCACTTGTTTATGCTTTTATGTaagaattgaattgaattgaattgaattgaattgtcaaattgaatgtatttttgttttgtttggactTTTGACAACCTCAGTGGTCTCATCCTGGCGGTAAATAATATGCAACTATTATTATTGGACTTTTTAGcgacattttctgtatttttcttgatttttttttcttgatcaTTTTTGAGTGTTCAGTTGAGTGAATAATAATTAACACCGTTCATTCTGATTGTTCCACGCTCAGTCATGACTTTCGAATGTGATGAGAACTTCTGATTTGAAACCAAGTTTTGAGGGACTTGAAGTAACCTTAAGGTCGCTAAAATCATCTTTTTCCACACTGACATATTCAGTATATTCAACATCATCTTGCTCTAAGTGTTTGGCTGCACATTTCCAGTTTGTGATTGCTGTCTTCAGCTCTGAACTGGTGAACACATGTTCTCCTGAATCCAGTTGACTTACTGGTGTTCGATTTGACAGATAAA contains:
- the LOC143315191 gene encoding uncharacterized protein LOC143315191 isoform X1, with the protein product MVLSTSQQVALAFTAVLFTFVVLPRLFGVGGGTGAKETRFDSRYTKKAAGPGPGAVRGQAINMNAPGSSQTPENMQQMKKLMEQELKSDKYKSNSNKGYVFTLMPLYAIGVGVFAAYKFLKIKSADDQAQKDKFVKGAKKSVEAENQLNELEQRLAQTERMLNSILTQLDPLTNCVKSVAQEQKNEIMSQLQTIRYLMKKRGMDCPPLNINEASCGRNLDDLIESLGASDTSAAEASPVEKESSAGAAEASEKVYQKHLEAKDEAATDGEEMKELIPEESDGEAEEEGNVEEEQEDDKNEEEEEGLEDSELPSLEESYETNIEEVGREQPVSGLRRRNRPE
- the LOC143315191 gene encoding uncharacterized protein LOC143315191 isoform X2, with product MVLSTSQQVALAFTAVLFTFVVLPRLFGVGGGTGAKETRFDSRYTKKAGPGPGAVRGQAINMNAPGSSQTPENMQQMKKLMEQELKSDKYKSNSNKGYVFTLMPLYAIGVGVFAAYKFLKIKSADDQAQKDKFVKGAKKSVEAENQLNELEQRLAQTERMLNSILTQLDPLTNCVKSVAQEQKNEIMSQLQTIRYLMKKRGMDCPPLNINEASCGRNLDDLIESLGASDTSAAEASPVEKESSAGAAEASEKVYQKHLEAKDEAATDGEEMKELIPEESDGEAEEEGNVEEEQEDDKNEEEEEGLEDSELPSLEESYETNIEEVGREQPVSGLRRRNRPE